In Malassezia vespertilionis chromosome 7, complete sequence, the following proteins share a genomic window:
- the ATG26 gene encoding sterol 3beta-glucosyltransferase (EggNog:ENOG503NV9G; CAZy:GT1; COG:I), which produces MLNFLQSLGNNSAQSSDTSANSFTPLPAVVLPRGERIVHSQTCRVLRDALIPARLVFTETYLCFAAWNKEASSIPEMSFSSWTRKKSLLPHHSQKLWLVLHTQYLCWYDEPEKTQFLRGYIDVLRIKQIEKDVSRPTHLVLHVRNHHDTFIFEDEAERNKWAELLEKVKSNFENAGELPAKTVGDFQHGSVGIPLERIIDVVCDKSESLEASLLGIRALTVEDGPSTWVDFYFADIDDQYAIIKLMASLITKLQGPEAPHTLPGLDLLPFAPWAWSKEVGVEVEKSKLQALIAANTGHGRVPNIIWTDQEQAPEPTDDESVHSFSSQDKSKSFFNAITPSFTLPGSSTKLDGIMSKLHLHKNSRAADDDASSSDDDDDDDDQEKRPGLRQRQFVKYFPVSEAEHVRTSVGAAHGRVLPTPGRIFLSKHHFAFRANRLVSEVTSGTRIFLSMSDIVSVTKTTALNLFGGGLVLVLRGTEEQFFDFPTRHARDKCYGELQAQLYRIEGERELATAMDPPRHTETMPDISIKPLHITMLTIGSRGDVQPYVVLAKRLQALGHRVRIATHPEFREFVEEHGVDEFREMGGDPSKLMSMVIENGTFSLNFIRAGIAHFRPWFDGLLQSSWEACQGTDLIIESPSVMAGPHIADALAVPLYHAFTMPWTQTRAYPQAFAVPKSHSGGQYNAMTYTLFEQVLWSATSSQINRWRQKTLKIRPTTVEDLALKEVPIMYNFSQYVVPKPKDWGIHTHITGYWFLETPDEPPSDEIVEFIKKARAANKKLVYIGWGSIIVPDPDAMSRAVRDAVETADVYCILSMGWSGRGQEKPKPMPPSENIFTVKSIAHDWVFPKIDAACHHGGAGTTGASVRAGIPTVIHPFFGDQYFWAKQVENMGIGIAVQSLTAESMTSALRRATTDEVLYARSSRIGRLVRGEDGVGNAVDTIYRELPYVLKRAEERAKRNQKERKSESRWFTWNTVPKLSVPSLGKANKADDAQT; this is translated from the coding sequence ATGCTCAACTTTCTGCAATCGCTTGGAAACAATTCCGCGCAGTCGAGCGACACATCCGCTAATTCATTTACACCGCTCCCTGCGGTCGTGCTCCCGCGCGGAGAGCGGATTGTGCACTCGCAGACGTGCCGAGTTTTGCGTGACGCACTCATCCCCGCACGACTTGTCTTTACAGAAACCTACCTGTGCTTTGCAGCATGGAATAAGGAGGCATCTTCCATCCCCGAAATGTCTTTCTCTTCTTGGACCCGCAAGAAATCGTTGCTCCCGCACCATTCTCAGAAATTGTGGCTCGTGCTGCACACACAGTACCTATGCTGGTACGACGAGCCGGAAAAAACACAGTTCTTGCGCGGATACATTGATGTGCTCCGCATCAAGCAGATAGAAAAAGATGTGTCGCGCCCGACACATCTTGTGCTCCACGTACGCAACCACCACGACACGTTCATCTTTGAAGACGAAGCGGAGCGCAACAAGTGGGCCGAACTTCTGGAAAAAGTTAAGAGCAACTTTGAGAATGCAGGGGAGCTGCCGGCCAAGACAGTTGGCGACTTTCAGCACGGCAGTGTCGGCATTCccctcgagcgcatcatCGACGTAGTTTGCGACAAGTCCGAATCGCTCGAAGCGAGCCTCTTGGGCATCCGAGCCCTCACTGTGGAGGACGGTCCTTCGACCTGGGTCGACTTTTACTTTGCGGATATCGATGATCAATACGCTATCATAAAGCTCATGGCGAGCCTCATCACGAAGCTGCAGGGCCCCGAAGCGCCCCACACACTCCCTGGGCTTGACTTGCTTCCTTTCGCGCCTTGGGCATGGTCAAAAGAGGTGGGCGTCGAGGTGGAGAAGAGCAAACTGCAGGCATTGATTGCAGCAAACACGGGCCACGGACGCGTGCCCAACATCATTTGGACCGATCAGGAGCAGGCGCCCGAGCCCACTGACGACGAAAGTGTGCACTCGTTTTCATCGCAGGACAAGAGCAAGTCGTTCTTCAACGCGATTACGCCCTCTTTTACGCTCCCAGGCTCATCGACCAAACTCGACGGCATTATGAGCAAGCTGCACCTGCATAAaaactcgcgcgctgccgacgATGACGCGAGTTCTtccgacgacgacgacgacgacgatgatCAAGAGAAGCGCCCGGGCCTCCGGCAAAGACAGTTTGTCAAGTACTTCCCTGTCTCGGAAGCAGAACATGTGCGGACTTCGGtaggcgctgcgcatggccgTGTGCTTCCTACGCCAGGCCGCATCTTTTTGAGCAAGCATCACTTTGCATTCCGCGCAAACAGGTTGGTATCCGAGGTGacgagcggcacgcgcaTCTTTCTTTCGATGAGCGATATTGTCAGTGTTACCAAGACCACCGCATTGAACCTTTTTGGCGGCGGGCTTGTCTTGGTCCTCCGCGGTACGGAAGAACAGTTCTTTGACTTTCCCACGCGGCACGCCAGGGACAAGTGCTACGGCGAGCTCCAGGCGCAGCTGTACAGGATTGAGGGAGAGCGCGAACTTGCGACTGCGATGGATCCTCCGCGGCACACTGAAACGATGCCCGACATCAGCATCAAGCCACTGCACATTACCATGCTCACGATcggctcgcgcggcgatgtTCAGCCCTATGTGGTTTTGGCCAAGCgtttgcaagcgctgggCCACAGGGTCCGAATTGCAACCCACCCCGAATTccgcgagtttgtcgaAGAGCACGGCGTGGACGAGTTTAGGGAGATGGGTGGCGATCCGTCCAAGCTGATGAGCATGGTCATTGAGAATGGCACGTTTTCCCTCAACTTCATCCGTGCCGGCATCGCGCACTTCCGCCCGTGGTTTGACGGCCTTTTGCAGTCCAGCTGGGAAGCCTGCCAAGGCACCGACCTGATCATTGAGAGCCCCAGCGTCATGGCCGGGCCGCACAttgccgatgcgcttgctgtgccATTGTACCACGCATTCACCATGCCCTGGACACAAACGCGCGCGTATCCTCAGGCATTTGCCGTGCCAAAGAGCCATTCCGGCGGACAGTACAATGCCATGACATACACGCTTTTCGAGCAGGTGCTCTGGAGCGCAACGTCGTCGCAAATCAACCGCTGGCGCCAAAAAACGCTCAAAATTCGGCCCACGACAGTCGAAGATTTGGCGCTGAAAGAGGTGCCGATCATGTACAACTTCAGTCAGTACGTTGTGCCGAAGCCAAAAGACTGGGGCATACACACACACATCACTGGCTATTGGTTCCTCGAAACCCCCGACGAGCCGCCGAGCGACGAAATTGTCGAGTTTAtaaaaaaggcgcgcgctgccaaCAAGAAACTTGTCTACATTGGCTGGGGAAGTATTATTGTTCCCGACCCCGATGCCATGTCGcgggccgtgcgcgatgctgtAGAAACTGCAGATGTCTACTGTATCCTCTCCATGGGATGGTCCGGGCGCGGACAAGAAAAACCGAAACCGATGCCGCCCTCAGAGAATATCTTCACGGTTAAATCGATTGCACACGACTGGGTCTTCCCCAAGATTGACGCTGCTTGCCACCATGGCGGAGCAGGAACGACGGGCGCAAGTGTCCGTGCAGGCATCCCCACCGTGATTCACCCCTTCTTTGGCGACCAGTACTTTTGGGCAAAGCAGGTGGAGAACATGGGAATCGGCATCGCCGTGCAGAGCCTCACGGCAGAGAGCATGAcatcggcgctgcgtcgcgcaacgACCGACGAAGTGTTGTatgcgcgctcgagccgtATTGGCCGACTTGTTCGTGGCGAGGACGGCGTAGGGAACGCTGTGGATACTATTTACCGCGAGCTGCCGTACGTATTGAAGCGTGCTGAGgagcgcgcgaagcgcaacCAAAAGGAGCGCAAAAGTGAGAGCCGTTGGTTCACGTGGAACACTGTGCCGAAATTGTCTGTACCGAGCTTGGGAAAAGCAAACAAGGCAGATGATGCACAGACTTAA
- the STI1 gene encoding Hsp90 cochaperone (COG:O; EggNog:ENOG503NUK2; BUSCO:EOG09261TEQ), translating into MSKTHRTRVQAMLADEAVPSAGVEALQETRAVPEEAPVRKRKDTESDTVALEPKRSRTSPPVDMEWEEFQRTVLTPSAAPPAKAYDYAVISAEPELLRDPAAANEAREAEAPETEEEQRARMERAARQDILERIELEQRAQDDADERMSVAELKAQGNASFAAKDYENAIKHYTSAIDAANQSGEKDGLHVLYSNRSASHAGLKHWDEALKDADKTIEANPNFAKGYGRKGSALHGAHKYDEAVAAYKQGLEKVPEDAGLKKGLADVERAQSPSMDPFGAMFKDPQLFAKLAMSPKTKPYLDDPSYVQKLQELQSGAANPMTVLQDQRMVETMGVLMGVDMQAFQRPEDVPDVAKPAETPKAAPPAETPEEPMPETNVDAKVDTGEAKARADADAQKKLGNEHYLKRDFAAAAEHYKKAWELCKDITYLNNLGAVYFEEGKYDECIKTCEEAVEQGRSMRADYKLVAKAFGRIGSAYLKKDDLDKAIFYFEKSLTEHRTPDVLERLRSTERAKRDRARAAYIDPAKAEEERTRGNALFKEGDFPGSVQAYTEAIRRNPDDPRGYTNRASAYTKLTALPEALKDADEAIKVDPNFVKAYIRKSNVLYAMKEYTKALEVTQRAADVDNAQEGGAQHQHEIQGQTSKCMQALYSQRSTESEEETLQRAMRDPEVASILQDPVMQSILQQAQSDPGALQDHMKNTAIRAKIQKLIAAGIIRTR; encoded by the exons ATGTCCAAAACGCACCGTACACGCGTCCAGGCAATGCTTGCGGACGAggccgtgccgagcgccggcGTAGAAGCACTGCAAGAAAcacgcgctgtgcctgAAGAGGCAcctgtgcgcaagcgcaaggatACCGAGAGTGATACTGTAGCGTTGGAGCCCAAGCggtcgcgcacgtcgccgccAGTCGATATGGAATGGGAAGAGTTCCAGCGCACAGTGCTTACTCCTTCCGCAGCACCGCCAGCCAAAGCATACGATTATGCCGTCATATCTGCGGAGCCAGAGCTTCTGCGCGATCCTGCCGCGGCAAACGAAGCAcgcgaggccgaggcgccCGAGACCgaagaggagcagcgcgcacgcatggaGCGGGCCGCACGCCAAGATAttctcgagcgcatcgaactggagcagcgcgcacaagaTGACGCGGACGAGCG CATGTCTGTTGCCGAGCTcaaagcgcaaggaaaCGCCAGTTTTGCTGCTAAAGATTACGAGAATGCGATCAAGCATTACACATCTGCCATCGATGCCGCGAACCAGTCCGGCGAAAAGGATGGCTTGCACGTCCTGTACTCGAACCGAAGTGCGTCGCATGCTGGGCTCAAGCACTGGGACGAAGCACTGAAAGACGCGGACAAGACGATTGAAGCAAATCCCAACTTTGCGAAAGGCTACGGCCGCAAAGGCAGTGCACTGCacggtgcgcacaaatACGACGAGGCGGTTGCCGCGTACAAGCAGGGCCTCGAAAAAGTGCCAGAAGATGCAGGCCTCAAAAAAGGCCTCGCCGATGTCGAGCGTGCACAGAGCCCGTCGATGGATCCATTCGGTGCGATGTTCAAGGACCCCCAACTGTTTGCAAAGCTCGCAATGAGTCCAAAGACGAAGCCGTACCTCGACGATCCCAGCTACGTGCAAAAGTTGCAGGAGCTgcagagcggcgcggcgaatCCCATGACTGTCCTGCAGGACCAGCGCATGGTAGAGACGATGGGCGTGCTGATGGGTGTGGACATGCAAGCGTTCCAGCGCCCAGAAGACGTGCCGGACGTTGCCAAGCCAGCCGAGACACCCAAAGCCGCACCGCCAGCCGAGACGCCCGAGGAGCCGATGCCCGAGACCAACGTGGACGCGAAAGTCGATACCGGCGAAGCCAAAGCCAGGGCcgatgccgatgcgcaAAAGAAGCTTGGCAACGAGCACTACCTCAAGCGCGActttgccgccgccgccgagcactACAAAAAAGCGTGGGAGCTGTGCAAGGACATTACCTACTTGAACAATCTCGGCGCAGTCTACTTCGAGGAAGGCAAGTATGACGAGTGCATCAAGACGTGTGAGGAGGCCGTCGAGCAAGGCCGCAGCATGCGTGCAGACTACAAGCTCGTCGCCAAAGCGTTTGGCCGTATCGGCTCTGCTTATCTCAAGAAGGACGACTTGGACAAGGCCATCTTTTACTTTGAAAAGTCGCTCACTGAGCACCGCACGCCCGACGTGCTTGaacgcttgcgcagcaccgaacgcgcgaagcgcgatcgtgcgcgcgccgcgtacatTGATCCTGCCAAGGCcgaagaggagcgcacgcgcggaaaTGCCCTTTTCAAAGAGGGCGATTTCCCAGGCTCTGTACAGGCCTACACAGAGGCCATCAGGCGCAATCCAGACGATCCCCGTGGCTACACAAACCGCGCTTCGGCGTACACGAAACTCACTGCGCTGcccgaggcgctcaaggATGCAGACGAGGCGATCAAGGTGGATCCCAACTTTGTCAAGGCGTACATCCGCAAGAGCAACGTGCTGTATGCGATGAAGGAGTATACCAAGGCACTCGAGGTAACGCAACGGGCTGCCGACGTCGACAATGCGCAAGagggcggcgcacagcaccAACACGAGATCCAAGGACAGACGAGCAAATGCATGCAGGCGCTCTACTCCCAGCGCTCGACCGAGTCGGAGGAAGAGACGTTGCagcgtgcaatgcgcgatCCGGAAGTGGCGAGTATTTTGCAGGATCCGGTCATGCAGTCGATCCTCCAGCAAGCACAGTCGGACCCTGGCGCGTTGCAGGACCACATGAAGAACACTGCAATCCGTGCCAAGATCCAAAAGCTTATTGCGGCTGGCATCATTCGTACACGTTAA
- the RNA14 gene encoding mRNA 3'-end-processing protein rna14 (COG:A; BUSCO:EOG09260W52; EggNog:ENOG503NV0B) gives MDGAERGSGAPAVPLGAPRTERECLEAEVERSPRAGAPWLALIAHVQHAGDVDAMRDVYDRFFEYFPNASAQWIAYTEMELAHSNFAQVDAIFVRCLRTTLSMDLWKLYLQYTRRVNPLPAYTNEENSPREQTQRVLEGAYEFALKYIGWDRESGVIWHDYIQLIREREVRGTWQEGQKMDQLRRVFRRAVVVPMNQVEAIWREYDAYENTLNKITAKKFLGEISPAYMQARSVLRELKSMTDPLARPQLAQLPSWIVPGTRTPAKERQALRAWIRYLEWEQSNPLMLEEQSALIFRVLAAYRKAVMYMRFDAVIWYMAAIYCQLIQRDAEALQWLRNGMDACPWSFLLHFAYADLCRAQGKYQDAITSLDAYVAYLEQAIAQRLHALEQQRQRVDEDVDAERARVRQRREQLDSAPEDETDKTAELVDIERKLQEERVARKDKLEEQARPELDEWKEGMAQAWIKYMQLVRRAEGIRPARQVFARARKAPYATWHVYEANALLEYHCSKEPLVATKVFELALRTFGPEELLVVRYLDFLIAMNDDTNARAVFERTVSSVPPARARPIWERWSEYEYNYGDASAIARLESRLCELYPHESRLDVAVERYRYKTLDFVRNKDLGYTRAVPPVPGEVRTTNEEEAQPEAQPEHAKAEPNAAGRQSMEEIRKSLLAGEPAKKDGEKRGAKSDAAASSKKAKHTEPPRKARQDLVPPLPDALLYFLRILPNARDFDGPLVPPERILECLMHSTLPTVPLAGMSERKGAKRGGQRKAHTGVLRTERLISVEQPTPRWIQMLLGITGETLSFAEYLQVKEHVVYRPGEGNDPAQVGTRFDQTAHIECCGTHTQSRFHGVFSSAARKVEDASYGRFRDNAALGRLGFASVLAALGGGKQAHYEPVLIEK, from the exons ATGGACGGTGCCGAGCgtggaagcggcgcgcctgcagtGCCTCTTGGCGCCCCGCGCACGGAGCGCGAGTGCTTGGAGGCAGAGGTGGAGCGGAGCCCACGGGCCGGTGCGCCGTGGCTTGCCCTcattgcgcacgtccagcACGCGGGCGACGTAGACGCAATGCGGGATGTGTACGACCGATTCTTTGAATACTTTCCGAATGCGAGTGCCCAGTGGATAGCGTACACAGAGATGGAGCTTGCACACTCTAATTTTGCGCAGGTGGATGCGATCTTTGTGCGGTGTCTCCGAACAACGCTCAGCATGGATCTGTGGAAGCTGTACTTGCAGTACACGCGCCGAGTGAATCCATTGCCGGCGTATACCAACGAAGAAAACAGCCCGCGTGAGCAGACACAGCGCGTGCTTGAAGGCGCGTATGAGTTTGCGCTCAAGTACATTGGCTGGGACCGCGAGAGCGGCGTGATCTGGCACGACTATATCCAGTTGAtccgcgagcgcgaagtGCGTGGGACGTGGCAGGAGGGCCAAAAGATGGACCAGCTGCGCCGAGTGTTCCGTCGCGCTGTTGTGGTGCCCATGAACCAGGTCGAGGCGATTTGGCGCGAGTACGATGCGTACGAAAATACGCTGAACAAGATCACTGCGAAAAAGTTTTTGGGCGAGATTTCGCCGGCGTAcatgcaggcgcgcagcgtgctgcgTGAATTAAAGAGCATGACGGACCCCCTCGCACGCCCgcagcttgcacagctccCTAGCTGGATCGTGCCCGGTACGCGCACACCAGCCAAGGagcggcaagcgctgcgcgcgtggatACGGTACCTCGAATGGGAGCAGAGCAATCCGCTGATGCTCGAAGAGCAGTCTGCGCTTATTTTCCGCGTGCTTGCAGCCTACCGAAAAGCGGTGATGTACATGCGCTTTGATGCTGTGATTTGGTACATGGCCGCGATCTACTGCCAGTtgatccagcgcgacgctgaagcgctgcagtggCTGCGCAACGGAATGGACGCGTGCCCGTGGAGCTTTTTGCTGCACTTTGCGTACGCAGatctgtgccgcgcgcaaggcaaGTACCAAGATGCAATCACAAGCTTGGATGCGTACGTTGCATACTTGGAGCAAGCaattgcgcagcgactcCACGCCttggagcagcagcgccagcgcgtggacgaggatgtggacgcggagcgcgcccgtgtacggcagcggcgcgagcagcttgatTCTGCGCCGGAAGACGAGACGGACAAGACGGCAGAACTTGTCGATAttgagcgcaagctgcaggaggagcgcgtcgcgcgcaaggatAAACTCGAGGAGCAGGCACGCCCCGAGCTCGACGAGTGGAAAGAAGGCATGGCCCAGGCGTGGATCAAGTACATGCAGCTtgtacgccgcgcggaAGGCATCCGCCccgcgcgccaagtgtttgctcgcgcacgcaaagcGCCGTACGCGACATGGCACGTATACGAGGCAAACGCACTGCTCGAGTACCACTGCTCCAAGGAGCCGCTCGTTGCGACGAAAGTATTCGAgcttgcactgcgcacGTTTGGCCCAGAAGAGCTACTCGTTGTCCGCTACCTCGATTTTCTTATCGCCATGAACGACGAtacaaatgcgcgcgctgtgtTTGAGCGCACGGTGAGCAGTGTGCCACCCGCGCGTGCGAGGCCGATTTGGGAGCGGTGGTCCGAGTACGAGTACAATTACGGGGATGCAAGCGCGATTGCAAGGCTCGAGTCGCGCTTGTGTGAGCTGTATCCCCACGAATCGCGCTTGGATGTGGCTGTGGAGCGCTACAGGTACAAGACGCTTGACTTTGTGCGCAACAAAGATCTGGGCTACAcacgcgctgtgccgccaGTGCCAGGCGAGGTGCGCACCACTAACGAAGAAGAGGCGCAACCCGAAGCGCAGCCCGAGCATGCCAAGGCCGAGCCAAATGCTGCGGGGCGCCAGTCGATGGAAGAGATCCGCAAGAGCCTGCTCGCTGGCGAGCCCGCGAAGAAGGACGGcgagaagcgcggcgcaaaatccgacgctgcagcttcCAGCAAGAAGGCAAAGCACACCGAGCCaccgcgcaaggcacgccaGGACCttgtgccgccgctgccggatgcgctcctctACTTTCTACG CATCCTGCCGAATGCACGCGACTTTGACGGGCCCCTCGTGCCGCCGGAGCGGATTCTAGAGTGTCTTATGCACTCCACGCTTCCCACCGTCCCCCTCGCAGGCATGTCCGAGCGCAAaggcgccaagcgcggcggccagcgcaaagcgc ATACAGGAGTACTGCGCACAGAGCGTCTGATCAGTGTCGAGCAGCCGACGCCGCGGTGGATCCAAATG CTGCTAGGTATTACGGGCGAGAC CCTGTCGTTTGCCGAGTACCTCCAGGTTAAGGAGCATGTGGTGTATCGCCCTGGGGAAGGAAATGATCCCGCACAAGTTGGGACGCGGTTTGACCAGACAGCGCATATCGAGTGCTGCGGCACACATACCCAATCGCGCTTTCACGGCGTGTTTTCctctgccgcgcgcaaggtCGAGGATGCGAGCTATGGCCGTTTCCGTGATAATGCCGCGCTGGGGCGTCTCGGGTTCGCATCGGTGCTTGCCGCACTTGGGGGCGGCAAGCAGGCGCACTACGAGCCTGTGTTGATAGAAAAGTAG
- a CDS encoding uncharacterized protein (EggNog:ENOG503P7V1; COG:S), whose product MDASVVTPPPPIPFNAGRSAHPIPPPLSFGFGCGSSFGGNDALQGLASPLQAVSMPWRATPPLMPSDAWTKSGALKRRLSGSDVEEPEDEEMAASPLLSKRRRAGLRAFTDASTESQGRNSSCARRRTSGTDLGKLLGTCAFLLTVASLDKPALLSILHGLVSKSDDVADTIYTLLPTPSLDSVAHALDQTEAKIRAALPTAHGQHAQVRDQFAWMRLRGCLAELASEVRSFLPFFSMQEHTHPATCFSFLHLTTMRMLRIAQLLPDIESVHAPKPADTLERIFAALLPPSALAPDSPDTLTNTIFPALLKAWEAWLRCVSNAVNEHGRMYGHEVVTQWARDLASLSLAGAPQGESMCTTEHALRRTMDHARAQMHAALGWMIGPTHRHAWFGAPSLPLDVGSA is encoded by the coding sequence ATGGACGCGTCGGTGGTaacgccgccgccgccaatTCCGTTCAATGCAGGTCGATCAGCACACCCTAtcccgccgccgctttcgTTTGGATTTGGGTGCGGTAGCTCATTTGGCGGCAACGATGCATTGCAGGGGCTTGCCAGCCCTTTGCAGGCCGTATCGATGCCATGGCGTGCAACACCGCCGTTGATGCCGAGTGATGCGTGGACAAAGAGCGGAGCATTGAAACGCAGACTCAGCGGGTCTGACGTAGAGGAGCCCGAGGACGAGGAAATGGCTGCCTCTCCGCTGTTGTCCAAGCGGCGACGCGCAGGACTCCGCGCGTTTACCGATGCTTCTACCGAGTCGCAAGGGCGGAATAGCtcctgcgcgcgacgccggACGAGCGGCACTGATTTGGGAAAGCTGCTAGGTACGTGTGCATTCCTTCTCACCGTAGCTTCGCTTGACAAGCCCGCTCTGTTATCCATCCTCCATGGACTTGTATCTAAAAGCGACGATGTCGCCGACACCATTTATACCCTGCTCCCGACACCGTCTTTGGACAGCGTCGCACACGCCCTCGACCAGACGGAGGCGAAAatacgcgcggcgctgcccaCCGCGCATGGACAACACGCACAAGTACGCGATCAGTTTGCGTGGATGCGGTTGCGTGGATGCCTCGCCGAGCTAGCATCCGAAGTGCGCAGCTTTCTTCCATTTTTTTCCATGCAGGAGCACACCCATCCCGCGACCTGCTTTAGCTTTTTGCACCTcacgacgatgcgcatgcTTCGCATCGCGCAGTTGCTCCCAGATATCGAGAGCGTGCACGCGCCCAAACCAGccgacacgctcgagcgcatttttgccgcgctcttgccgccaagcgctcTTGCGCCCGACTCGCCCGATACGCTGACGAATACCATTTTCCCTGCGCTCTTGAAAGCGTGGGAGGCCTGGCTGCGCTGCGTTAGCAACGCGGTGAACGAGCATGGGCGGATGTATGGACACGAGGTCGTCACCCAGTGGGCGCGTGACTTGGCATCGCTCTCTCTTGCCGGCGCACCGCAAGGCGAGTCGATGTGCACGaccgagcatgcgctgcgccgaaCGATGGACCATGCACGTGCACAgatgcatgccgcgcttgggTGGATGATAGGGCCGACGCACCGGCACGCTTGGTTTGGAGCGCCATCGCTTCCTTTGGATGTAGGCAGTGCTTGA
- a CDS encoding uncharacterized protein (EggNog:ENOG503PA6P), producing MGLRRSSRVAHGSADDAKEEPDTKRRAVARKSEKQPPLFLSEAERSTLQSVLACVAPRTLDAKAKSSPIASLHAGLRENCSLQDLWMHTQHLVQAKHGAAARLDVAVHSSLLLVQRLLLELAHKKHASGLDEDAMQETGSFALHMQLPMGDYFTNAVQLGTEDARTLDTAHAELVQVAPPLYSGATPSLGERVPCGARVQESAPAPRLRLATFLSYGPSCASFAPAYDTQGATLGAEESGRVWETCHAMQSLLRRRWGARVAKRAAAVYSTLDEQVPAPGEALHSLVDQASELDPSLDRALLEHSMHILDADAALQENWASLASLQELQWLRTRLDGVPVPRPVEEYEQALVAAVQTSLAKMLGDVMPRAVWNAPRNVPMLYQSIAALSTSLEHPSTPLSRGYAGTLPSGTHGAKANTAIGTQAPTWGTLLKPRAIADRHTARWDPHQTNGALARGLATYISAPGDVVQSAYPAPAPAPVLGPHGVPLYPRQERPL from the exons ATggggctgcggcgctcgtcgcgAGTAGCGCACGGGAGTGCCGACGACGCTAAGGAAGAGCCGGACaccaagcgacgcgctgtCGCACGCAAGAGTGAAAAGCAGCCACCTCTGTTTCTCAGCGAGGCCGAACGCTCCACACTCCAATCGGTGCTTGCATG tgtcgcgccgcgcacccTAGACGCGAAAGCGAAAAGCTCGCCGattgcatcgctgcacgcgGGCCTGCGTGAAAATTGCTCGCTCCAGGATCTCTGGATGCATACCCAGCACCTTGTGcaggccaagcacggcgctgctgcgcgtctCGATGTTGCCGTGCATTCCTCACtgctgcttgtgcagcgcttgctgcttGAGCTTGCACACAAAAAACATGCATCGGGACTTGATGAGGACGCAATGCAAGAGACGGGCTCATTTGCACTGCACATGCAGCTGCCCATGGGCGACTATTTCACCAACGccgtccagctcggcaccGAAGATGCACGTACGTTGGATACTGCGCATGCAGAGCTTGTGCAGGTCGCGCCGCCCTtgtacagcggcgcgacgccgagcctgggcgagcgtgtgccgtgcggcgcgcgcgtccaagaatcggcgccggcgccccGACTGCGCCTCGCCACCTTTCTCTCCTACGGACccagctgcgcctcgttTGCACCTGCGTACGATACGCagggcgcgacgcttggcGCTGAGGAGAGCGGACGTGTGTGGGAGACCTGCCATGCGATGCAGTCGCTCTTGCGCAGGCGTTGGGGCGCGCGCGTagccaagcgcgctgctgcagtcTACAGCACATTGGACGAGCAAGTACCAGCGCCAGGCGAAGCACTACATTCCCTCGTCGACCAGGCAAGCGAGCTCGATCCAAGCTTGGACCGCGCTTTGCTAGAACACAGTATGCATATCCTCGATgcggacgcggcgctgcaggaaaACTGGGCAAGCTTGGCGTCATTGCAGGAGCTGCAAtggctgcgcacgcgcctggACGGCGTTCCCGTGCCTCGGCCTGTCGAGGAGTACGAACAAGCGCTGGTTGCAGCGGTGCAGACGTCGCTCGCCAAGATGCTGGGCGATGtgatgccgcgcgcggtatggaatgcgccgcgaaatGTGCCGATGCTGTACCAGagcatcgctgcgctgaGTACAAGTCTCGAGCAcccaagcacgccgctcaGCAGGGGATATGCGGGCACACTACCGAGCGGTACACACGGCGCCAAGGCCAACACAGCGATCGGCACACAGGCACCGACGTGGGGTACACTGCtcaagccgcgcgcaattgCCGATCGTCATACCGCACGATGGGATCCGCACCAGacaaacggcgcgctggcgcgaGGGCTCGCTACGTATATAAGTGCGCCAGGCGATGTTGTGCAGAGTGCGTAcccggcgccggcgccggcgccagTGCTAGGCCCGCACGGCGTGCCACTGTACCCTAGGCAGGAGCGGCCTTTGTAG